One part of the Maridesulfovibrio sp. genome encodes these proteins:
- a CDS encoding CvpA family protein gives MQTAGLALNALDIILIVIAGMLIFRGLLRGIVREAISVFSLILGFYLAAKYHYKLAPYFETFFDGPGTVKAFSYLSIIVATLFVAFLVGVTIKKILTVTMLSWADQVLGGILGFVEAIIVGGIIIVVLNSFTPNSEFLTNSKLAPKVMATASFFISFAPDNVLDSLDIKSMFPDQSQLTNPLSDTI, from the coding sequence ATGCAAACAGCAGGTTTAGCCCTCAATGCGCTGGATATAATATTGATTGTTATTGCGGGGATGCTCATATTTAGGGGATTGCTGCGCGGAATAGTCAGGGAAGCAATATCTGTTTTCTCCCTGATTTTAGGATTTTATCTGGCCGCCAAGTATCACTATAAACTGGCACCCTATTTTGAGACTTTTTTTGACGGTCCCGGGACGGTCAAGGCTTTCAGCTACCTTTCAATAATAGTAGCGACCCTCTTTGTTGCCTTTCTTGTTGGGGTTACTATTAAAAAAATACTTACCGTGACCATGCTCAGCTGGGCTGATCAGGTTCTCGGAGGGATTTTAGGATTTGTTGAAGCTATTATCGTTGGCGGAATCATTATCGTTGTCCTTAACAGCTTCACACCAAATTCCGAGTTCCTGACCAACTCAAAACTGGCCCCGAAAGTAATGGCTACTGCAAGCTTTTTCATAAGCTTCGCTCCAGATAACGTATTAGATTCATTAGACATCAAATCTATGTTTCCCGACCAGTCACAACTTACCAACCCTCTAAGCGACACAATATAA
- the mazG gene encoding nucleoside triphosphate pyrophosphohydrolase, whose product MSTNSIEKLKNVIASLTAPEGCPWDKEQTPLTLCDSVIEEAFELVEAIRADDRQEVLEELGDVMFLLLFIAQRYEESGDFKFADAVDSAAAKMIRRHPHVFADAKVEDQEELLRNWEKIKRSEKKGDKKIFDSLPKGLPPMLKAYRINSKAARSGFTYESDEQCIEQLQSEWNEWNSALESGNKEAITEEFGDYLFTLIELGRRKGIKANSALDTTNNKFLDRFAKMEDLAKKQGKDLSEMNLIEQNELWEQVK is encoded by the coding sequence ATGAGCACTAACTCCATTGAAAAACTAAAGAATGTAATTGCATCCCTGACTGCCCCTGAAGGCTGTCCCTGGGATAAAGAGCAAACCCCGCTTACACTTTGCGACTCAGTAATCGAAGAAGCTTTCGAACTGGTTGAAGCCATTCGCGCTGACGACCGGCAGGAAGTCCTTGAAGAACTCGGCGATGTGATGTTCCTGCTTCTGTTTATCGCTCAGCGTTACGAAGAATCCGGAGATTTTAAATTTGCTGACGCAGTCGACTCCGCAGCAGCAAAAATGATTCGCCGACACCCCCATGTTTTCGCAGATGCGAAAGTTGAAGATCAGGAAGAACTTCTGCGCAACTGGGAAAAAATTAAAAGAAGTGAAAAGAAGGGAGACAAAAAGATATTCGACTCCCTGCCCAAGGGACTGCCCCCCATGCTCAAAGCATACCGCATCAACTCCAAGGCTGCGCGCAGCGGCTTTACCTATGAGTCAGACGAACAGTGCATTGAGCAGCTTCAGAGCGAATGGAATGAATGGAACAGCGCCCTTGAATCCGGCAACAAAGAGGCAATCACTGAAGAATTCGGAGACTACCTCTTTACCCTCATTGAACTTGGGCGTCGCAAAGGTATCAAAGCTAACAGTGCGCTCGACACTACCAACAACAAATTCCTTGATCGCTTCGCGAAGATGGAAGACCTCGCCAAAAAACAGGGCAAGGACCTTTCTGAAATGAACCTCATCGAACAAAACGAACTTTGGGAACAGGTAAAATAA
- a CDS encoding sulfatase-like hydrolase/transferase: MKNIIWIVIDTLRSDMLASCLSDRAQYNELDEILEQGAIFTDVMTCGGSTRNSAPAYFASLRPGLTGMTEQGVQILREFKGDVLTITEHFKHHGYNTFRWADSNLDSCQPKRGFDVYEAGYPGIRNAPHMNYNNPKRADFVRRVRQSKKPFFANFHLYFIHDFGGMMRSSWSTEEYLNVISAQAQDLRSLWEQLAPGPDDIAVITSDHGCILDQDYIEYDKKIAWGFADSKTRVFASFIGEDIKPAKHHELVRSIDIAPTLLDLALGKDMKAQGVSLKETLHGGPVPELFGIAERSDHSNRTAITTYACVRKNRWALYLNDGVPNALYNNSEGEFVKNYIGAKPEIQDELYDFYKKTVLDGPQSARELYGQKGLAIEDIRGKIEASILLPVFSWSDETRLAVEALLDQLLLTELILLDADESDEVAENIREKYNDRLFLHYVDAKEMSLQQMLNRGLELAKGPFTVTASPDCQYTENFCYSQREVFLTEPDTALTYPNLKRFIHDRREMEYIGNEICLDEIMFSRLGSLFEHNAATAAFSLPHFNEIGACAMFKTETLRNAGGFASSSADTLGRTWHKLKRHGKIKHVNKGLVISSDPTVLRPCISGQERKQDVKISILSLLPNATALKSIPFFLESISNQTEKALEIIFLSSEIKHDIIAKLAENHPSLCIRTINRPSNGHELYNAGLCAARGEFIFWSDISDKLQPDCITALLGEIEGQDNMTAAKCGYIVHREGSMPQTVAPLAYVREMIHDICDLRGLLYRRSLHNEIGIFKPGADKELGWDMCIRLGLIRSFAIIDEPLIVTSTPYQFNMQPDIESYHRIMHNTIDFMGNAVDMVRLYEDDFRRHQADSARYILEEEMHAIQKLICINGVEANALLRVPKTHLFDE; encoded by the coding sequence ATGAAAAATATAATCTGGATCGTCATAGATACTCTTAGGTCTGACATGCTCGCTTCATGCCTTTCCGATAGAGCTCAATACAATGAATTAGACGAGATTCTTGAACAGGGGGCCATTTTCACCGACGTGATGACCTGCGGGGGGTCTACCCGAAATTCAGCACCGGCATACTTTGCATCGTTACGGCCCGGATTAACGGGCATGACCGAGCAAGGGGTACAGATTCTACGTGAATTCAAGGGTGATGTGCTCACTATAACAGAACATTTTAAACATCACGGCTATAATACATTCCGCTGGGCCGACAGCAACCTTGATTCCTGCCAGCCGAAACGGGGTTTTGACGTATACGAAGCAGGATATCCGGGTATCAGAAATGCTCCCCACATGAACTATAACAACCCGAAGCGTGCTGATTTTGTCCGGCGTGTCCGACAAAGCAAGAAACCATTTTTTGCAAATTTTCATCTCTATTTCATCCACGACTTTGGCGGAATGATGCGTTCCAGCTGGTCTACTGAGGAATATCTGAATGTTATTTCAGCACAAGCTCAGGATTTACGTAGCTTATGGGAACAGCTTGCCCCGGGTCCGGATGATATCGCAGTCATAACTTCAGACCACGGCTGCATACTTGATCAGGATTATATTGAATACGACAAGAAAATTGCGTGGGGATTCGCAGACAGCAAAACCCGCGTTTTTGCATCCTTCATAGGCGAAGATATCAAACCAGCAAAACATCATGAACTGGTAAGGTCAATCGACATCGCCCCCACCCTGCTAGACCTTGCTTTGGGCAAAGATATGAAAGCTCAGGGAGTCAGCCTCAAAGAGACTCTTCATGGCGGTCCTGTCCCGGAACTATTCGGAATTGCTGAGCGCAGCGATCACTCAAACAGAACCGCTATAACCACCTATGCCTGCGTACGCAAAAACAGGTGGGCCCTTTATCTTAATGACGGTGTCCCTAATGCCCTTTATAACAATTCCGAAGGAGAATTTGTTAAAAATTATATAGGTGCAAAACCTGAAATCCAAGATGAATTATATGACTTCTATAAAAAGACTGTCTTGGATGGTCCGCAGAGTGCCAGGGAGCTTTATGGACAAAAAGGTCTCGCTATTGAAGATATACGCGGGAAAATTGAAGCGAGTATTCTGCTTCCAGTTTTCAGTTGGAGCGATGAAACCAGACTGGCCGTAGAAGCCCTACTCGACCAACTACTGCTTACAGAACTTATTCTGCTCGACGCAGATGAAAGCGATGAAGTTGCAGAGAACATTCGTGAAAAATATAATGACCGGCTCTTCCTGCACTATGTTGATGCCAAGGAAATGAGTCTGCAGCAGATGCTGAACCGTGGGCTGGAGCTGGCAAAAGGGCCTTTTACCGTCACAGCTTCACCGGATTGCCAGTACACGGAAAATTTTTGTTACTCCCAGAGGGAAGTCTTTCTCACAGAACCGGACACAGCACTTACCTACCCCAACCTGAAACGGTTTATCCATGACCGCCGGGAAATGGAATATATTGGTAATGAAATCTGCCTTGATGAGATCATGTTCTCCCGGCTGGGAAGTCTTTTTGAACACAATGCAGCAACTGCCGCGTTCTCCCTGCCCCATTTTAATGAAATTGGGGCCTGCGCCATGTTTAAAACGGAAACCCTGCGCAATGCAGGAGGATTTGCGAGCAGCAGCGCTGACACCTTGGGACGCACATGGCACAAATTAAAAAGACATGGAAAGATTAAACATGTGAACAAGGGACTGGTAATTTCTTCAGACCCGACCGTTCTCCGCCCATGCATATCCGGCCAAGAACGTAAACAGGATGTTAAAATCAGCATTTTAAGCCTATTGCCTAATGCGACGGCCCTCAAATCAATTCCGTTTTTTTTAGAAAGCATATCCAATCAGACTGAAAAAGCTTTAGAAATAATATTTCTCAGCTCAGAAATTAAGCATGATATTATCGCAAAACTGGCTGAAAATCATCCGAGCCTGTGCATCAGAACAATTAACCGCCCTTCTAACGGACACGAATTATATAACGCTGGACTTTGTGCTGCCCGCGGCGAGTTCATATTCTGGTCGGATATTTCCGACAAATTGCAGCCCGACTGCATAACAGCACTATTGGGGGAAATTGAAGGCCAGGACAATATGACCGCTGCCAAGTGTGGGTATATTGTCCACCGGGAAGGCAGCATGCCACAGACAGTTGCTCCTCTCGCATATGTCCGCGAAATGATCCATGACATCTGCGATCTTCGTGGTTTGCTTTACCGACGCAGCCTTCATAACGAAATAGGTATTTTCAAACCCGGTGCTGACAAAGAACTTGGTTGGGACATGTGCATCCGTTTGGGGCTTATCCGCTCTTTTGCGATAATTGATGAGCCGCTAATAGTTACAAGCACCCCCTACCAGTTCAACATGCAGCCGGATATCGAATCATATCATCGCATAATGCATAATACCATCGACTTCATGGGAAATGCTGTAGACATGGTGCGGCTTTATGAGGATGATTTTCGCAGGCATCAGGCCGACAGCGCCCGCTATATCCTTGAAGAAGAAATGCACGCAATACAAAAGCTGATATGTATCAACGGGGTTGAAGCCAACGCCTTGCTGCGGGTGCCTAAAACCCATCTATTTGACGAGTAA
- a CDS encoding methyl-accepting chemotaxis protein, whose translation MKLSTKLILPQLFVVVALGCISFYIIDKSFMQLKEMYVESKVNNAFTSVKNSINDSAKSAQQLAALFSHRHDVIEAFKIAHSGDIDNERSPEAQQARENIRDVLQAELEGYQALGDGKIRLHFHLPNGRSLVRLWRDKQAKRNGEWVDISDDISSFRQTVLDVNQTGKAVGGIELGRGGFAIRGVVPVKDQSGKALGSVEVLKNFKHVLQGVENAGISTMLFMNKDLLSTSTSLKDESKYPIINDYVLVSSTDKNKYTNLLDKKLLDDGRNKQIIKNLENTAIATLPITDYRGKQVGVLVGVLNTAKLAELSSSANSWLLICLAAILIIPLVFIYFSLSIQVIKPVQAISDRINDINEDRADLHSTLKIRFHDEIGTLCALFNTMLGKLSEMVDNMQVYVDVVNAVPDPIFVVDKKFNLLLANKAIEDFSGLGIGEIKQNKCANIFKTKICSTEKCPIEKSMHTGQNTKAEILLLKDRYGNEMHIQPVATPLKNSKGDIFGYLEVARNVSDLVEKENAINLQLAKINKVNESTRAASSRVSSSCNGLKQDMESVDESVGSQQRLLSETVSAMGQMNASVLDVAENAGRASEKSQETRDRAETGAETVLNATAAITKVKDQTEIMSEIMAKMEDRAESIGSVLNVINDIADQTNLLALNAAIEAARAGEAGRGFAVVADEVRKLAEKTVDATKEVEYVISELRDQTNKSKSITDDTRTLAVRAAEYAEESGHQLKDIVKFIQESTTDMANIAAAVEEQSASSEEINRSIGDVNDIASAISERVSVSTTALNNLVQLAEELENISGK comes from the coding sequence ATGAAACTCAGTACAAAACTTATCTTGCCGCAATTATTCGTAGTTGTCGCACTTGGATGCATAAGTTTCTACATAATCGATAAATCATTTATGCAGCTTAAAGAGATGTATGTAGAGTCAAAAGTAAATAATGCATTTACTTCTGTAAAAAACAGTATCAACGATTCTGCAAAGTCCGCACAACAGCTTGCTGCTTTATTCTCACACCGCCATGATGTGATTGAAGCTTTTAAGATTGCTCATTCAGGGGATATTGACAACGAGCGTTCGCCGGAAGCACAACAGGCTCGCGAAAACATCAGAGATGTTCTTCAGGCAGAACTCGAAGGATACCAGGCTCTGGGGGATGGAAAGATACGACTTCATTTTCATCTTCCCAATGGGAGAAGCCTTGTACGGTTATGGCGTGACAAACAAGCCAAACGAAATGGAGAGTGGGTGGATATCTCCGACGATATATCAAGTTTCCGTCAGACGGTTCTGGACGTCAATCAGACCGGAAAAGCAGTTGGCGGCATTGAACTGGGACGGGGTGGGTTTGCTATCAGAGGCGTGGTTCCTGTCAAAGACCAATCCGGTAAGGCTCTTGGTTCTGTAGAAGTTTTAAAGAATTTCAAACACGTTCTGCAGGGAGTTGAAAACGCAGGTATATCCACCATGCTTTTCATGAACAAAGATCTGCTAAGTACTTCAACATCATTAAAAGACGAATCCAAATACCCAATTATTAACGACTATGTACTGGTAAGCTCTACAGACAAGAACAAATACACAAATCTATTGGATAAAAAGCTGCTGGATGACGGCCGGAATAAACAGATCATAAAAAACTTAGAAAACACAGCAATCGCCACCTTACCGATAACAGACTATCGAGGAAAACAGGTTGGTGTCTTAGTAGGAGTATTGAACACCGCAAAACTGGCAGAACTTTCCAGCAGTGCGAATAGCTGGCTGTTAATATGCTTAGCTGCGATTTTGATCATACCGCTGGTGTTCATATACTTTAGCCTGTCCATTCAGGTAATTAAGCCCGTTCAAGCTATCTCTGATCGAATTAACGACATTAACGAAGACAGGGCAGATCTTCATAGCACACTAAAAATACGCTTTCATGACGAAATTGGAACTCTTTGCGCTTTGTTTAACACCATGCTCGGTAAATTATCGGAAATGGTGGACAACATGCAGGTGTATGTTGATGTCGTAAACGCTGTTCCCGATCCTATTTTCGTTGTTGATAAAAAATTCAATCTACTACTGGCAAATAAGGCCATTGAAGATTTCTCGGGATTAGGAATAGGCGAGATCAAACAAAACAAATGCGCGAACATTTTCAAAACCAAAATCTGCTCAACAGAAAAATGCCCTATTGAAAAAAGCATGCATACAGGGCAGAACACTAAAGCGGAAATATTATTGCTCAAAGACAGATATGGCAACGAGATGCATATACAGCCTGTCGCAACTCCACTTAAAAACTCGAAAGGGGACATCTTCGGTTATCTGGAAGTAGCCCGCAATGTCAGCGACCTGGTCGAAAAAGAAAATGCAATTAACCTCCAGCTTGCAAAAATAAACAAGGTAAACGAATCTACCAGAGCAGCATCATCCAGAGTCTCCAGCAGCTGCAACGGCTTGAAGCAGGACATGGAATCAGTCGATGAATCAGTCGGCTCACAGCAGAGACTTCTATCCGAAACAGTTTCTGCTATGGGTCAGATGAATGCCAGTGTACTCGATGTTGCGGAGAATGCCGGTCGGGCTTCAGAAAAATCCCAAGAAACCCGAGACCGGGCGGAAACTGGTGCCGAAACTGTTCTTAACGCTACAGCAGCTATCACAAAAGTTAAAGATCAGACCGAAATCATGAGTGAAATCATGGCTAAAATGGAAGACCGGGCTGAAAGTATCGGGTCGGTTCTTAATGTAATCAATGACATTGCAGACCAAACCAACCTCCTTGCGCTGAATGCCGCAATCGAAGCAGCCAGAGCGGGAGAGGCAGGGCGTGGATTTGCTGTAGTGGCCGACGAAGTTCGAAAGCTTGCAGAAAAAACAGTAGATGCCACAAAAGAAGTTGAATATGTCATCTCTGAATTGCGTGACCAGACCAATAAATCAAAAAGCATAACAGATGATACACGAACTCTCGCTGTCAGGGCTGCAGAATATGCCGAAGAGTCAGGGCATCAGTTAAAAGATATCGTAAAATTCATTCAAGAATCTACCACTGACATGGCAAACATCGCCGCAGCTGTTGAAGAGCAATCAGCCAGCTCTGAAGAAATCAACAGATCAATAGGTGATGTTAATGACATTGCCAGCGCTATAAGTGAAAGAGTTTCAGTCTCAACAACAGCTCTGAATAATCTTGTCCAACTTGCAGAGGAACTTGAAAACATATCTGGGAAATAA
- the katG gene encoding catalase/peroxidase HPI, whose translation MSSGNKCPVTGKSGQKVAGGGTTNKDWWPNQIDLKILHQHSAKSNPMDTDFDYADEFKKLDLEALKKDIFELMTTSQDWWPADYGHYGPFFIRMAWHSAGTYRMGDGRGGAGTGNQRLAPLNSWPDNVNLDKARRLLWPIKQKYGKMISWADLIIFAGTCAIESMGLKPFGFAGGRIDIWEPEEDVYWGAEEEWLATSDKPHSRYSGERDLDNPLAAVQMGLIYVNPEGPDGNPDPVASGHDVRETFGRMAMDDEETVALVAGGHTFGKCHGAGDAANVGPEPEAAPIEEQGLGWKSSFGSGSAGDTISSGIEGAWKPKPTTWDIGYLKVLFKYDWELVKSPAGANQWLAKNVDEEDMVVDAHDPSKKHRPMMTTADLSLKFDPVYEPIARRYLENPEEFADAFARAWFKLTHRDMGPRSRYLGAMAPEEELIWQDPVPAVDHELIDEQDISKLKDKILSSGLSVPQLVSTAWASASTFRGSDMRGGANGARIRLAPQKDWDINEPDKLEAVLQKLTAIQAEFNNAQPAGKKVSLADLIVLGGCAAIEKAAVSGGHKIAVPFTPGRTDASQEQTDISSFDVLEPVADGFRNYLKSNFSVTSEKLLLDRAQLLTLTAPEMAVLIGGLRVLNCNFKQVQHGVFTKQPETLSNDFFVNLLDMSLEWKGTADPNVFEGLSRSTGKTLWTGSRIDLLFGSNSQLRAIAEVYACEDSKEKFVKDFVAVWNKVMNLDRFDLK comes from the coding sequence ATGAGTAGCGGTAATAAATGTCCAGTAACTGGAAAATCAGGCCAAAAGGTAGCGGGGGGAGGGACGACGAATAAGGATTGGTGGCCTAATCAAATAGATCTGAAAATCTTGCATCAACACTCTGCAAAGTCTAATCCGATGGATACTGATTTTGATTATGCTGATGAATTTAAAAAGCTTGACCTTGAAGCTCTCAAAAAAGATATATTCGAGTTAATGACCACTTCTCAGGATTGGTGGCCAGCAGATTACGGGCATTATGGTCCGTTTTTTATCCGCATGGCATGGCACAGTGCTGGTACCTACCGGATGGGAGATGGACGTGGTGGAGCTGGAACGGGTAACCAGCGTCTTGCCCCGCTCAATAGCTGGCCCGACAACGTTAATTTAGACAAAGCCCGGAGACTGCTTTGGCCTATCAAGCAAAAATACGGGAAAATGATTTCGTGGGCCGATCTGATTATTTTCGCCGGCACCTGCGCTATCGAATCAATGGGCTTGAAGCCGTTCGGGTTTGCCGGAGGCCGCATAGATATCTGGGAACCTGAAGAGGATGTGTATTGGGGAGCTGAAGAAGAATGGTTGGCCACAAGCGATAAACCCCATAGTCGCTACTCAGGTGAACGTGATTTGGATAACCCGCTGGCAGCGGTGCAGATGGGATTAATATATGTAAACCCGGAAGGACCGGACGGTAATCCTGATCCTGTAGCATCCGGGCATGACGTCCGCGAAACATTCGGCCGTATGGCCATGGACGATGAAGAGACAGTCGCACTTGTTGCAGGCGGGCACACTTTTGGTAAATGCCACGGAGCAGGAGATGCTGCAAATGTAGGCCCCGAGCCTGAGGCTGCACCGATTGAGGAGCAGGGACTTGGGTGGAAAAGCAGTTTTGGCAGTGGTAGTGCCGGTGACACTATTTCAAGCGGTATCGAAGGGGCATGGAAGCCGAAGCCGACAACTTGGGATATAGGTTATCTTAAGGTCTTATTCAAATATGATTGGGAGCTGGTCAAAAGCCCTGCTGGAGCGAACCAGTGGTTAGCCAAGAATGTGGACGAAGAGGATATGGTCGTAGATGCCCATGATCCCTCCAAAAAGCACCGCCCCATGATGACAACAGCTGATTTGTCTCTAAAATTTGATCCGGTCTATGAACCTATTGCAAGGCGTTACCTTGAAAATCCTGAAGAATTTGCCGATGCTTTTGCCCGTGCATGGTTTAAGTTGACACATCGTGATATGGGACCCCGATCCCGGTATCTGGGCGCAATGGCTCCTGAAGAGGAGCTTATTTGGCAGGACCCTGTTCCTGCGGTTGATCATGAGTTGATTGATGAGCAGGATATATCAAAACTTAAGGATAAAATATTATCTTCCGGATTATCCGTGCCGCAGTTGGTATCTACCGCTTGGGCATCTGCATCCACTTTTCGCGGTTCTGATATGAGAGGTGGAGCGAATGGTGCCCGCATCCGGCTTGCTCCGCAGAAGGACTGGGATATCAATGAGCCTGATAAGCTTGAAGCTGTTCTGCAAAAGTTAACCGCTATTCAGGCAGAGTTTAATAATGCTCAACCTGCCGGTAAAAAGGTATCTTTAGCAGATCTTATTGTTCTGGGTGGGTGTGCTGCAATAGAAAAGGCCGCAGTAAGTGGCGGACACAAAATAGCTGTCCCCTTTACTCCCGGACGCACGGATGCTTCGCAAGAACAAACTGACATCTCTTCCTTTGATGTACTTGAGCCTGTTGCTGATGGATTCAGAAATTATCTCAAATCAAATTTTTCAGTAACATCTGAAAAGTTGTTGCTTGACCGAGCCCAGCTCCTGACATTAACTGCCCCGGAAATGGCTGTGCTCATTGGTGGACTGCGTGTCCTAAATTGCAATTTTAAACAAGTCCAGCATGGTGTTTTTACCAAGCAGCCTGAGACATTGAGCAATGATTTCTTTGTAAACCTGCTTGATATGTCTCTGGAATGGAAAGGAACAGCCGATCCAAATGTTTTTGAAGGGTTGAGCCGTTCTACCGGTAAGACACTTTGGACTGGAAGCCGGATAGATCTTCTTTTCGGATCAAATTCCCAGCTTCGCGCCATAGCAGAAGTATATGCTTGTGAAGATTCAAAAGAAAAGTTCGTGAAGGACTTTGTTGCTGTGTGGAATAAGGTTATGAACCTTGATCGTTTTGATCTTAAGTAA
- a CDS encoding response regulator transcription factor — MLNLVKVVIADDHALVREGLKTILKSQPGISVLGMAENGEEAIRLCKRLNPDVALMDLSMPVKSGVQAIQELSGLVRTKFLALTAHVESDHIFSALDAGASGYLLKTSSSKELVMAIETVMAGKVYLTPEISAEVAKGFLQKERSRSIESLESLTEREREILKHVLSGYKNREIADLLVISIKTVEKHRSNLMKKLGLRSKSELMAYGEELKEKGVFL; from the coding sequence ATGCTTAATTTGGTTAAAGTGGTTATCGCTGACGATCATGCTCTGGTACGCGAAGGATTGAAGACGATCCTTAAGTCCCAGCCGGGAATCAGTGTGCTTGGTATGGCCGAGAATGGCGAAGAGGCTATTCGCCTTTGTAAGCGCCTCAATCCTGATGTTGCGCTCATGGATTTATCTATGCCTGTGAAAAGTGGTGTGCAGGCAATCCAAGAGCTTTCCGGCTTAGTCAGAACAAAGTTTCTGGCTCTAACAGCCCATGTGGAATCCGACCATATTTTTTCAGCCCTTGATGCGGGAGCCAGCGGTTATCTACTCAAGACTTCATCCAGTAAGGAACTTGTCATGGCTATTGAGACGGTCATGGCGGGTAAGGTCTACCTTACTCCGGAAATTTCCGCTGAAGTGGCTAAAGGTTTTCTACAGAAGGAAAGAAGCAGGAGCATCGAGAGTCTTGAGTCTCTCACTGAGCGTGAACGGGAAATCTTGAAGCATGTGCTTTCCGGATACAAGAACCGTGAGATCGCAGACCTGCTGGTGATCAGCATCAAGACCGTGGAGAAGCACCGCTCGAACCTGATGAAGAAGCTGGGACTCCGGTCAAAATCAGAGTTGATGGCTTATGGTGAGGAGCTGAAAGAGAAGGGTGTTTTTTTATAG
- the der gene encoding ribosome biogenesis GTPase Der, whose amino-acid sequence MLPTIALIGRPNVGKSTLFNRLLRKKRAITHDMPGITRDRIYAEGNYNGVHYALIDTGGLVMESDNNSEEFQSDIFEQAREAIEEAQALILVVDGRAGITQLDEQVAAYIRQSNKPILLLVNKVDGAEREAPATAEFHALGFEMMAVSAEHGFNLLELREKVADMALATGIEYVEEDEESKGLKIAMLGRPNAGKSSMVNALTGEQRVIVSDVAGTTRDSVDVTFESGGKVYTFVDTAGVRRRTNITDTIERFSVVRALKSSTKADVTIMVVDALAGITKQDKRLLEYLLREAVPFIIAVNKIDMVSKAERSLLREGFERALRMANHVPVVYTSCISKSGLGGILPLASRLKKECSLRISTGQLNRIMKEVIEKHQPPVVKRRRAKFKYMTQADDEPPTFIFFINDEKLIKSSYHRFLENRLRKILNVKIAPLNIVFRSTFRAKEDIVHK is encoded by the coding sequence ATGCTGCCAACCATCGCACTTATCGGACGACCTAATGTGGGAAAGTCCACTCTATTCAATAGATTGTTGAGGAAAAAAAGGGCTATCACCCACGATATGCCCGGCATTACCCGTGACCGTATTTATGCCGAGGGTAATTACAACGGCGTTCATTACGCTTTGATTGACACCGGCGGTCTGGTCATGGAAAGTGATAATAATTCAGAAGAATTTCAGAGTGATATCTTCGAACAGGCCCGCGAAGCCATCGAAGAAGCACAAGCTCTTATTCTTGTTGTAGACGGACGTGCCGGTATTACCCAGCTTGATGAGCAGGTTGCCGCATACATCCGCCAGAGCAACAAGCCTATTCTGCTGCTGGTGAACAAAGTTGACGGCGCAGAGCGTGAAGCCCCGGCCACAGCGGAGTTCCATGCTCTCGGTTTTGAGATGATGGCTGTTTCCGCTGAGCATGGTTTCAACCTGCTTGAACTGCGTGAAAAAGTTGCGGATATGGCTCTTGCCACTGGTATTGAGTACGTGGAAGAGGACGAGGAATCCAAAGGGCTTAAGATTGCCATGCTTGGGCGTCCTAATGCCGGTAAGTCGTCCATGGTTAACGCTTTGACCGGGGAACAGCGGGTTATCGTCAGTGATGTGGCCGGGACTACCCGAGACAGTGTGGACGTTACATTTGAAAGCGGCGGCAAAGTGTATACTTTTGTTGATACCGCTGGTGTCCGCCGCAGGACCAACATCACCGATACCATTGAGCGGTTCAGTGTAGTGCGAGCACTCAAGAGCAGCACAAAAGCAGATGTTACCATCATGGTTGTTGATGCTTTGGCCGGGATTACCAAACAGGATAAACGCCTTTTGGAATACCTGCTGCGCGAAGCAGTTCCTTTCATTATCGCAGTGAACAAGATCGATATGGTATCCAAGGCTGAACGCTCTTTGTTGCGTGAGGGATTTGAGAGAGCACTGCGTATGGCCAACCATGTTCCGGTTGTTTATACTTCCTGCATTTCAAAATCAGGTCTGGGCGGTATTCTGCCGCTTGCCAGCAGACTGAAAAAGGAATGTTCCCTGCGTATTTCCACCGGCCAGCTGAACAGGATCATGAAAGAGGTTATTGAGAAACATCAGCCGCCGGTAGTGAAAAGGAGAAGGGCCAAGTTCAAGTACATGACTCAGGCTGATGATGAGCCGCCAACCTTTATCTTTTTCATTAATGATGAAAAACTGATCAAGTCTTCTTACCATCGTTTTCTTGAAAACAGGCTGCGCAAAATTCTGAATGTGAAGATTGCGCCGCTGAATATTGTGTTCCGCTCCACTTTTAGGGCAAAAGAAGACATAGTTCATAAATAA